Genomic DNA from Scatophagus argus isolate fScaArg1 chromosome 15, fScaArg1.pri, whole genome shotgun sequence:
TCCCGTagtaacatccatccatccattttctataccgcttatccgtcagggtcgcgggggagctggagcctatcccagctgactacgggcaagaggtggggttcaccctggactggtcactaGTCAATCGCAGGGATCCCGTAGTAACATTTAAACCTAACCCTTGTAACTTTACAGCTACATGTACAGAAGATTTAAGGGGAAGATAAAGGAGGGACCCCAGCAACGGAGGGACATTTAGGTTAAACACACGACTCCATGCATGAATTTAACTTTGCACATTGCGTACGGCGCAGGACACAGGCTGGCAACGAAGGAATCGGCCATGCATTACATTACTTCAGCTCCATTCATCCAGTCTGACAGTTTTGAAACAGAGTGGAAGATCtggattaaacaaaataataaaatacagcaaGACAAATATGATGTCAAGGAGGCGGGTGACGTCTCTTCTCGTGTTTCAGTTGAAGCTATCtacgcacacatacacttgTTAAATTCAAGGGAAAAAATGTATCTTGTGTGACCTAATCTTTCTAAAGCCCCCCCCAACCCTTAACtacaacacccccccccccccggcaTGGCGCTCTCTCACAGAGCTGTGACATGTCTAACCTGCTTATCATCATTCTCAGCACATGGGTGACAGACTGATTTACGCTTGCGATAAAAACTGAAGCTACTGCACATGTTCTTCTATaatataacagaaaaaaaaacacagggcCACAGCATAAATACACAAGCAAAAGGTTTTTGTGAATTACTTAAAACACGTACAGAGGGATGAAAATATCTGCTTTATCCCCAAACAATATCACAAGCACACGATATGTTCTTATGGTTGCCAGCTTAGGAGTTCTAGCTGCAACTTCCTTCTGGAATCAGCTGATACTATGTGTTGTATGCTTGTTTGGTTGTTTAAATATCTAACTTTGCTCACAactgtggattatcttgagtaacctAGTAATGacttctggaaagagacatttttgAGGGCACTTTaagcaccacaagtgaagtgccATTTACTCCCATTATTTGAGACTGAAAGCAGACACATGTACAGCTGGTATCTCAAAACTCCCACCGTCTTTGATATTGGAGTGAACTTTCCCCATAAGGCCTAAAATCATCTTCAAAATCATCATGTCAGGACTTCATTTCAAACTTCTCTTTCTCAAAACTGCCCAAACCTAACTAACCAGATGTGGAGTATATAGTAGGGGAAGTGAATTTCAAAAAGTCCCAGCATGCATCCTCCttcagagttaaaaaaaaaaaaaaacacttcctgaTAAATAACTTCTTTATAACGTGGATTTATGAGAAGTGTAAGAAGACaatcaaaaacaatcaaagTTTTTTCGGCAGCTTTGAAACAATAGACATTCTTAATTGACTCACAGCGCCAGCTGCTGTCGGGGAAGGCAAAGCACAACAGAAGGACGGCGGAAAGAGTCCGCCAAAATCCCAATATTATTTTCATCTCTGCATGATACATTTTTTTGCGCTTGTAAATGTACTCCACTCTGAAACATGTTGTATTAGAGAACTGCTGTGTATTGGTTTGATAGGTACATTTTATAGGACCAAATGCATTACTAAGTTAATGATGTTCTGTGTTTGCAAAACACATTATGCTTGTTAGCgaaacatttgtaaaacatcttttgtttgtttgttaagttTGTTTGTCAAGTTCTGGCAGGAGATCGACTCAACAGAAAGCAACCCACTCCCATAATCTCCACTTTTAACTCTTGGTTTATATGAAACCCTTGCTCTACCTTTTCAAACATGTTGATAGATAAaacctttaaattaaaaatgaggaAGTTACTGTACTATAAGCTGGAGGCTCCTGCAACCCCCTGAAGAATCCCTGCAGGTCCCCAGACTGCAATTTGAGAGCAACTGACTTAATGATGTCATATTCCTTTTTAACTATAagatcttttgtttatttgtctagTCATGCCTTTTAACTGTAATCGGCATCAATACTGCCCCTTCACAGAGTGCTACACATTTAATCTGCCGCTTTACACGAAACTGCCTCTGGTTTCCTGGTTTCAGTCTTTCCACTTGATTATGGAACCTGGCTGTAGAGATTTCCTCCCACTCAGGCTCGAGACATTAGCGATGTCCAGCACCGATGTAGTGTCATAAGGCCTGGTTCACAGTTGGTGTTCCATTTCACCCAAAAGGTGCTGAATGGGGTTGGCGAGTCAAGTTGCTCCACAGTAAAGTGggaaaaaactattttttattgagctgacttttttttctagTTTCTGACCAGTAAATTCTGTTTACAACAAATACAATATGTCTGGCTTGGAGTATTATAACATTTAAGtgcctaaaaatgaaaaaaaaaacaaaacaaaacaaactcaggCCAGTCAAAGTGTTGTATTcatacattattatatattgCACCTAACTTCACACGGGTAGGATTTAGTTTTAGCTGTTTGTGAGCCTTCCTGTGGCCTAAAAGCTGCATATTTAGGTTTGCCTTTGCTGTGTCAACATATTTGCAGTACAGTTGACAAACGCTCCTACCGTGTGGTCTCCAAACGTCTCACAGTGAACCCAACCAGCATGAAACCATCTCTTTCCAGCTAATTCAGGCTTTAGATTAAAACTGGACGTGGAACTACTCAACTTCGCTGCACAATACCCGAGCAAACCGCGCCTGTTTGTCCAACTTGCATCATTTCTCATTGAAAGATTCTTGCCTTTTGACACTTTTAACCCCCTCGCTGCTTTATGTCAACAGTCGAAACCAACAAAGCAGTAGAGACACACGCAGCTACAATTTGCTTCTTAGCACACAGAGTTATGTTACAGGATGAGCAACACTACGCTCTCTCGATTCAACAGAGTTCAGGACTGTCAGTGGAGACAATAGGCCCACAGTACACAGCTCGACCCCCCCATATTGTCCACAATTCAAAGAAAGAATGAGCAAATCTGCGAGCTTCTTCAACACCTGTTTAAACACGAAGCAAGGAGACAGGGACAGACGACACTCACCCGGTGTATTTCCATACGCTGCCTGTTGTAACAACAGCGACTGAGTCCCTTCAGAGGCAACCACCCCGCGAGTCACCAAGCAGGATGTGAAATACTAGTCGCAATCCCTGAGCTGCCTGACCTTCcgttttacacattttttatcAAATCAACAGTAATAACTGCATAGTTTGATAAGAGATAATATAACAAAGTGATTGTCGGACCGTTATATTATATTCGGCATCAAAGTGCTTCACCgtctaaatttaaaaatatatatatattttagacTTTTACTATTGGTTCACTCTGCCTGTTGCACCCGTCAACGACCAAGGACACGCTAAATTGCTAGATTTTGAAATTGAGTTCTTTATAtagagaaaataacagaaaaaatactaatatatatgtatatcgAATAATATGTAGCCTATAGCGCTGTTTTTCCATCAACTCACGCTGTGTGCGAAAGAGGTCACTAGAGATGATGAAGACCGTTTTGTCAAATCACGTGAACGCACCTCATTTCTACCATGTGACTCGCAACAGCTGATCGGCAGGCGGAACCACGGGAAAACATGGCGCCTTTGCTGGAGCGGTTACCTGTGACAGATTGTCTGAAAGTGAGTACAAAGCGTCATGTTCCTGTGTAATAATAGCAATTTAGTTTTTTTGAATGTTGGCAGTGGATCTTTTTCTTACTGAGAGATCGCCGCAGTATTCGGTGTGGCATTTACTAAGCAGAAAATGGCATCTTTTGGAatcgtttgtttttttttcactaaagTCAGCAGGCTGTTACTGAAAATATCTGCTTTACTATATCCATTTACTACTTCATGATCAAGTTCATGTAAAGATTAGTCAGCAGCCTGGATattagtgttgttttttgttgtgtttctcctGCCCTGCAGCAAACTAGAGGCTTTTCCTCTGCCTGTTGCTGAATGCAAGCTGGGATATACCAAataagaaaagatgaaagatgaaagtgacatattttgtcattggagggaactcactccaacgaaatttgttctctgcatttaacccacccaagtgacgtgcacacacacacagcaaacccggggcagtgggcgaccgcgtgcagcgcccggggagcagtgggggttaggtaccttgctcaagggcacctcagccatggacaccgggacggggaatcgaaccagcgatccaccggttacgggtccgacaccctaaccgctgatccataaaaaaaaaatactaccaTATGCCAAACTGTAACTTCCCCTTcggagataaataaaggaaatgtgaTTCTGACTCTGTATTGTCTCGGGTGTAGCTGTGCCACAGGGTGGTGGATGGACTGTGTGGACGGGAGCCTCCCTGCAGAGGGGATTACAGCACCACTTGGAGCCTGGAGGAGTGGCTGGAGCTGCTCAACTTCCTGACAGCTCTGTTCCGCCTGGCGGTGGGGAACAACAGCTCTGATGAAGAGGTGAGACAGCAACAGCAGGACAAGATGGACTGGTTTTTCTTAGCTTGTGGTTGCCAGTTTGATTGgcaatgaaaagagaaatgcCTTTGATTATCATGTGAGATTATTGCATATTGTGTCCAAGCGTTTACTGTATTGTTGAATTAagggttgtgttttttgtcaacTCTATCTGAATAATATATACAGCACACAACCTGTGTGAAGGAAGCAGGTGTTTTTACTTAATGAAAGAGATGGATGTGTGGTGACTGTGGTGGTCCGTAGCAGTGAGTGGCTGCTCTCAGGTCAGATTTCCCCCCACCTTGCTGGCTGTGTACAGGTGCTGGCCGGGCTGTCAGGTGTGGGCAGCAGCCATGCAGAGGCTGTGCTGAGTGTGCTGAGAGCCAGACGAGAGGAGATCCACCGCGCTCTGGTGGACAGAACCAACTCCATTTCTTCTGCTACTCTGCAGGACTTTGACTGGCAACTTAAGGTGACTCGATATTCTTGTGTATATGTCGAAATTAAACAAACTAACTCGATTAGATTGTATTTTAAAGAAGTGAATACCTGTGCAGGGCGGCACGATGATGCAGTGGTTGTGGCTTCACACCAAGAGGGTTTTAGGctcaaatcccggtctgggcccttctgtgtggagtttgcatgttctccctgtgcctgcgtgggttttctccgggtactccggcttcctcccacaataccaaaaacatgcacattaggttaaatggctactctaaattgccgctaggtgtgagtgtgagagtgtgtggttgtctgactttgtgtgtcagccctgtgattggctggcgaccagtccagggtgaaccccacctcttgcCCATATttagctgggataggttccagcccccctgcgaccctgatggattGAATGCTCTGCACAATTATCTGCACTGCAAACATACAGTTTTAATCTGTTGGCGAAAAAATTCCCCACACAATATCAGACAAAGACATTGCAAACTGATAATATTGAATTATGGTTTTTGTTCTAATCTttttatatgtttgtttatgttaGGACTAACAAAATTTCACTGTAGAGGAGTAAGCTTGAAGCTAATGTCATAATGTGATCACAAATACAAATCACATCAACCATATATACACATATCATCATCAACCATCCATAGTTTATAGACTaactttaaaattaaactgaacCATAAGGATTCTTGGTCATAAAGAGTTTAACATATAAATCTGGAAAGTTCTCTCTGATCAAGTTTTCCTCATCAATATTGCCTTCGAAGGTGATTGATACTTTCAATATAATGCACGATCCAAGGTCAGTTTCAAAAGTACTtaatttaacaataacaatgtttGCAGGATGCGTTTTGTCATTGATTGGTCAAATACTTGTCTGCATCATGTTGTGCCCACTGCAAAGAGCAATGGAGATGCTTTAGATCAGAACCTCACTCTGTAGTCCCATGTTAAAAGGAGAACTATCTGTAGAATTGGatcattttttcctttaattgatCTTCACAGAGTCCTTCATCCTTTTATCCTTTTTAACCTTTCAGATTATTTTACCATTACCATTTCATTCAATATCTGTtgctgttcatttgtgtgttgcttttatGCATTATTTTATCTTTCCCTCAAACTTTATTCGTTGAGTGTGATTGTTCTCcttgcttgtatttttttcGTGTTTGTGAATTGTAATGGTAGCTCGAAAAAGTGCTACGTAAATTAGGGTGCTCCAATTGAATGACCACCTATCGTTATTTGTTAGAAAATTACTGGGCGATCAGATACACATATGAAAGAGTTTCTCTGGGCACTGCTGAAATACCATCTTCCTGGACAGAATCATTGAACCAgctgaataaaatgtgtttggaaCCAACAGACTGCCACAAACCTGAAATGAGTTTTGACCACAACAGCGCACATTTTCCCATGCTGTTACTAAATGTTACTATGTGTGAAGCctacaaaaaatattaaaaaattgATGGCTTCCTAGCAGAGCCTTGTTAATATGTTGTGCTGGTTAAACCTGTGTTTAAATCAGCAGGAGGGGCGCTAGCTAgatgttagctgttagcagccGGTGAGAAGCAGAGCCCTGTGGTTTGTTTGGCTAAAGGTAAACAGGCAAACAGCTAGTAGAGCTAATGGCTAACAGAGaagctacacacacagcaggacttagagtttctgttcagaggaACATGAAGCGTTAAACagtgaactgcagtttaatgtgatGACACAACAAGTTCACTAAAGTAGATCAGCTGAGTACAGTTTGGAGGTAAAAGTCTTCAGGACATAAAGACCTCAGGATGAAGACTGAGACAACTGACACTGAGACACAgactttttaatacatttttgttattaaattcTGTGtcccttttgatttttttctatctaaattctgttttttacagattacagataagttttcattctgttttaaaTCTATTTCTTTGAGTCGCTCGGTCAACATTATGACAGCTGCTTGGAGTAGACTTATGCTAATGTTGTGAGTTCATTACCTCAGTAAACACAGATATTGTGAAATACTGTCACCACAGGCTGCTTCTATACAGCTGCAATGTCTAAATTTCATCTGTCCTATATCCTCTTCCTGTCCCCTGTTCTCTCCCTCCAGCTAGCTCTGTCCAGTGATAAAATCGCATCCCTCCACACTCCTCTGCTCGGTCTCAGTCTAGACGTGAGAGAAAACGGAGCCCTCCGATCTGTCACCATGGAGATGAacagagaggagctgaacaCGCTCATCAGTTCACTTGAGGCTGCCAATAAGGTAGACACACACTAAATacctgtttttgtgtgtgtgtgtgtgtgtgatttttatctCAGATTTAGGATCAGGTCTAGGATGGAGCCAGTGGTCCAGTGATATAAGAGTTGTCTAGTTGTCATGTGAATTAGTATTAGACAGTTAAtaagtatgttttattttttatcttatgTGTTAAGtctctattatttatttattggaatTACAATATTCATTTTTGAAGTGATGCTCCTCCAATTTAGCTTTGCATTCCTATAATATGCTACAGACAGTTTTAAAAACAGGATAAGAATCAATGCAGCAAAACCAGAGATCAagtctttttttgttcctcAAAACCTGGAGCCTACATTACCCAGAATGCCTGCAGTCCAGCCTGAGATCCAGGTGTGTCGTGCTGCTAGCAGCTAATGTAGAGCTTTAGCCTGGAGCAGAAATGAAGAGCAGGCTATAGAGACCCAAGTTACACTGACTCaggtgacatcacttgaggacaTTTATTTCTTCTGACTTAATCTCTGGAGCCGCACATGGAATTATTAATCTGTAATATAATATGTAGTTCGTTGTGGAAATCTGTAGTCTATCAATAAACAAGCTGTACTCCCAGACACCTGGAAAGGTATTCTGAGGTGTAAAGTTCCCCTTTGGTGGTTTTATAGACTAAATAGCTCTTAAAAAATAGTAGAAAAATACAGATTGAATTTTATCTGCAGACcttaattttaaatataaatttaaggaaaacaaatgtctgtCTATGACGTCTAGAAATCTTCTGCAGCCCTGTGTGCTTATTATGCAACGCTGTAAGTGGTCCTGAGCCTCTGGAATAAACTAAGAGTCAGTTTTCCAAGGGATACTAGCAGGTttcaaaaattacaaattaGATAGTTGACATTTGTATGGCTTCATGGTTCATTAGGGGAAACAATGCCACCTAAATGCTCCACTATTATGGAGAATAAACACTAGGTGGTAGCATTGTTACAGTATAAAGCTCAAGCTCTTCAATTTACTATGAGAAAATATGAGCACACATAGAATTGGAGGGTATGATCTTGAAAGCTTCGGGTCAAACATCATCACTGtccacattcatttttttccaccttACGAAGCTGTGTAAAAATTAGATAATAGCTGTGCAGTGTACATTgtccagctgttttaggaaatgaCTGTCTTAAACAGTGGCCTTGCAGTcgagagccacagacagggtAGGCAAGTAAGAAAGTACTGAGAGATGGACTTTATACACTTTGTTGGTCTTGGTCTTTCATGTAATTTATAGACAAAAAGATAATTATAGAATAACTTCATCAC
This window encodes:
- the commd8 gene encoding COMM domain-containing protein 8, which gives rise to MAPLLERLPVTDCLKLCHRVVDGLCGREPPCRGDYSTTWSLEEWLELLNFLTALFRLAVGNNSSDEEVLAGLSGVGSSHAEAVLSVLRARREEIHRALVDRTNSISSATLQDFDWQLKLALSSDKIASLHTPLLGLSLDVRENGALRSVTMEMNREELNTLISSLEAANKVVLQLK